A stretch of Falco rusticolus isolate bFalRus1 chromosome 2, bFalRus1.pri, whole genome shotgun sequence DNA encodes these proteins:
- the STARD10 gene encoding START domain-containing protein 10, which yields MSGRDSVQIPDDRDFGAFRAECESERGWSLTYSKAGVAVWVQLLEPERSLHKIKCRMECKDVPAETLYDVLHDIEYRKKWDTNVIETFDIGKLTVNSDVGYYAWKCPKPLKNRDVITLRSWLPMGTDYIIMNYSVKHPNYPPRKDMVRAVSIQTGYLIEGTGAKSCTITYLAQVDPKGSLPKWVVNKSSQFLAPKAMKKMYKACLKYPEWKLKHNPHFKPWLFPEQSQLPALPLSELSLQHADSLENIDESSLAETKDDRGEASDEDSVN from the exons ATGTCGGGTCGCGACAGCGTGCAGATCCCCGACGACCGGGACTTCGGGGCGTTCCGGGCGGAGTGCGAGTCGGAGCGCGGCTGGAGCCTCACCTACAGCAAGGCGGGGGTGGCCGTCTGggtccagctgctggagcccgAGCGCTCCCTCCACAAGATCAAG TGCAGGATGGAGTGCAAGGATGTGCCAGCGGAGACGCTCTACGACGTTCTGCATGACATCGAGTATCGGAAAAAGTGGGACACCAACGTCATTGAGACATTTGACATCGGGAAGCTGACTGTCAACTCCGACGTGGGCTACTACGCCT GGAAGTGCCCCAAGCCCCTGAAGAACCGGGATGTCATCACGCTCCGCTCCTGGCTGCCCATGGGCACCGACTACATCATCATGAACTACTCCGTGAAGCACCCC aatTACCCCCCGCGGAAGGACATGGTGCGAGCAGTCTCCATCCAGACGGGCTACCTGATCGAGGGGACAGGAGCCAAGAGCTGCACCATCACCTACCTGGCACAGGTGGACCCCAAAG GTTCCCTGCCAAAGTGGGTGGTGAACAAATCCTCGCAGTTCCTGGCCCCCAAG GCGATGAAGAAGATGTACAAGGCTTGCCTGAAGTACCCGGAGTGGAAGCTGAAGCACAACCCGCACTTCAAGCCCTGGCTGTTCCCCgagcagagccagctgcccGCGCTGCCGCTCTCCGAGCTCTCCCTCCAGCATGCCGACTCCCTGGAGAACATCGACGAGAGCTCCCTCGCCGAGACCAAAGACGACCGCGGCGAGGCCAGTGATGAGGACAGCGTTAACTGA